The following are encoded together in the Deltaproteobacteria bacterium genome:
- a CDS encoding arsenate reductase ArsC: MSEKNVLFLCVANSARSQMAEGLAKHLFGDRMHFMSAGSNPSRVNPLAIQVMKEIGIDISGHRSKSVTEIDPEDIDLVITLCAEEVCPIFLGKAERLHWSFNDPVSLQGSEEQKLQKFREIRDQISLKIRQRFKELI; this comes from the coding sequence ATGAGCGAGAAAAACGTGTTATTCCTATGCGTGGCGAATTCCGCCCGGAGTCAGATGGCTGAGGGGTTGGCAAAACATCTCTTTGGAGACCGTATGCATTTCATGAGCGCGGGCTCCAATCCATCACGGGTGAATCCGCTGGCCATCCAAGTCATGAAGGAAATCGGCATCGATATTTCCGGTCACCGATCAAAATCGGTTACCGAGATTGATCCGGAGGACATCGATCTGGTTATCACCCTTTGCGCCGAGGAGGTTTGTCCGATCTTCTTGGGTAAAGCCGAACGTCTCCATTGGTCCTTCAATGACCCGGTTTCCCTGCAGGGATCCGAAGAACAGAAGCTCCAGAAATTCCGTGAAATCCGCGATCAAATCAGTCTGAAAATTCGGCAGCGGTTCAAGGAATTGATTTAA